In Sandaracinaceae bacterium, the following proteins share a genomic window:
- a CDS encoding sterol desaturase family protein, whose product MEAFLYPIALAALSLLVLALEALFPWRREQRLVRRWTYLSDLAHLVFNGHFLGVLLFGIATTWILPRFDALLAELGWTEVVYRSFAAEWPLWVQIPVALVAIDLAQWGVHVMLHRIPWLWELHKTHHSIVDGEMSWIASFRFQWAEVVVYRASLYLPLAFFGFSATAVMVHAIFGTLIGHLNHANLNLSWGPLRYVLNSPRMHIWHHDYEGDGKTTVNFGIIFSAWDWIFGTAKMPDEPPAKLGFDGVETFPKDFLSQSAWPLSAWPPTRKVAPALGVGVLALGAWLHAPRGATEGDFSAPLFGETAATTQPSTGELVYPATREEADAALAHFGRDAERDGYAHPEWMVSVPELAAALGAERLVVLDVRPPERFEAGHLPTARRLGRSDYSADEPVPGISLGASELEGMLRARGVDAGDELVVVGDGPEAHRLWWTLRQVAGLETRVLDGGMVRWSALGGALAIGAGLAPARGTLTLEDEAPTTTWAELPEGAVFIDARSPEEHAGEVRHPDAARAGRIPGARSWPYEELLRSQADPRLRPPTEIRERFDASTPPGEPPVVLYCQSGTRSSVSTFALLQAGVPEERVVNYDGSWAEYSRRDEPVETGAERCLAC is encoded by the coding sequence ATGGAAGCGTTCCTCTACCCGATCGCCCTCGCGGCGCTGTCGCTGCTCGTGCTCGCGCTCGAAGCGCTCTTCCCCTGGCGACGCGAGCAGAGGCTGGTGAGGCGCTGGACCTACCTCTCGGATCTCGCCCACCTCGTCTTCAACGGGCACTTCCTCGGCGTGCTCCTCTTCGGCATCGCCACCACCTGGATCCTCCCGCGATTCGACGCCCTCCTCGCCGAGCTGGGCTGGACCGAGGTGGTCTACCGGAGCTTCGCCGCGGAGTGGCCCCTCTGGGTCCAGATCCCGGTAGCGCTGGTCGCCATCGACCTCGCGCAGTGGGGAGTGCACGTGATGTTGCACCGTATCCCGTGGCTGTGGGAGCTCCACAAGACCCATCACTCGATCGTCGACGGCGAGATGAGCTGGATCGCGTCGTTCCGCTTCCAGTGGGCCGAGGTCGTGGTCTATCGCGCGAGCCTCTACTTGCCGCTGGCGTTCTTCGGGTTCTCGGCCACGGCGGTGATGGTGCACGCGATCTTCGGGACCCTGATCGGCCACCTGAACCACGCGAACCTTAACCTGTCCTGGGGACCGCTGCGCTACGTGCTCAACAGCCCCCGGATGCACATCTGGCATCACGACTACGAGGGCGACGGGAAGACGACCGTCAACTTCGGCATCATCTTCAGCGCCTGGGACTGGATCTTCGGGACGGCGAAGATGCCGGACGAGCCACCCGCCAAGCTCGGCTTCGACGGCGTGGAGACGTTCCCCAAGGACTTCCTCTCCCAGAGCGCTTGGCCGCTGTCAGCCTGGCCGCCGACGCGCAAGGTCGCGCCCGCGCTGGGCGTCGGCGTCCTGGCCCTCGGCGCCTGGCTGCACGCCCCTCGCGGAGCCACGGAGGGCGACTTCTCGGCGCCCCTCTTCGGTGAGACGGCCGCCACCACTCAACCCAGCACGGGCGAGCTGGTGTACCCGGCCACCCGCGAAGAGGCGGACGCTGCGCTCGCCCACTTCGGTCGGGACGCGGAGCGCGACGGCTACGCGCACCCGGAGTGGATGGTCTCCGTCCCCGAGCTCGCCGCCGCGCTGGGCGCCGAGCGCCTGGTGGTCCTCGACGTGCGCCCGCCCGAGCGCTTCGAAGCCGGGCATCTACCCACCGCGCGCCGCCTGGGGCGCTCGGACTACTCGGCCGACGAGCCCGTCCCCGGGATCTCGCTCGGCGCGTCGGAGCTCGAGGGGATGCTGAGGGCGCGCGGGGTCGACGCGGGGGACGAGCTCGTCGTGGTCGGCGACGGCCCCGAAGCGCACAGGCTCTGGTGGACCCTGCGTCAGGTAGCCGGTCTGGAGACGAGGGTGCTCGACGGGGGCATGGTGCGCTGGAGCGCGCTGGGCGGCGCACTCGCCATCGGCGCCGGGCTGGCGCCGGCGCGCGGCACCCTGACTCTCGAAGACGAGGCGCCGACGACCACCTGGGCGGAGCTCCCGGAGGGGGCCGTGTTCATCGACGCGCGCAGCCCCGAAGAGCACGCCGGCGAGGTGCGTCATCCGGACGCGGCTCGGGCCGGGCGGATCCCGGGGGCTCGGTCATGGCCCTACGAGGAGCTGCTGCGATCCCAGGCAGATCCCCGACTCCGCCCGCCGACGGAGATCCGGGAGCGCTTCGACGCGTCGACCCCGCCGGGCGAGCCTCCGGTCGTGCTCTACTGCCAGAGCGGGACCCGCTCCTCCGTCTCCACCTTCGCGCTGCTCCAGGCCGGCGTCCCCGAGGAGCGCGTCGTCAACTACGACGGGAGCTGGGCCGAGTACAGCCGGCGCGACGAGCCGGTCGAGACGGGAGCCGAGCGATGTCTCGCGTGCTGA